One region of Clavibacter michiganensis subsp. tessellarius genomic DNA includes:
- a CDS encoding beta-L-arabinofuranosidase domain-containing protein, with product MTAAPAAPRPAAASPGAARSFPLSAVRLGDGPLRHAQLTDVEHVLRMDPDRLLAPYLREAGLDSPVPSYGSWEAIGLDGHIGGHLLSALAQLHAATGDPRLLPRVEHMLDVLERCQDAAGDGWLGGVPDGREFGRTIAEGRIEADTFDLEGRWVPLYNLHKTLRGLLHAHEHAGSARALRMAEGMADWWLGVSAHLDDDAFEGMLATEHGGMCDAFATLAGLTGRADLLAEARRFAQRALVDPLAAGRDELDGLHANTQIPKVTGVERLGRMTGDARLLAASDAFWESVVDRRSVVIGGNSVREHFHPARDFTPMVLDEQGPETCNSYNMLELGKLRFARTGDPAILDQVERTMLDHVLSTQHPEHGGLVYFTSLRPAHHRVYSVAGESMWCCVGTGMENHARYGEQVFARTDDALLVDLYVPAELDWAARGIRARIAGDVARTGEATLTMSADAPADLELRLRRPGWATSMEVRVGDERVAVVPGAAWVPIRRTWAGEAVVSVRFGMEVRAEGLPDGSAWTSFRYGPVALASRDGRDGIATSLAEDSRMGHVSPAPEVPLERTPVVTAADPADAVSLVDRGALAFRLDAWRGGERVEVALEPFAGIHDERHTLVWPTGADPVARAAELAAMDAAGTDADVVDEVVAGEQQPEVDHGFRGEGTRAGGADGRHWRSATGWFGYELRDPADTATVVRVVLRREAAGIGAGSGDDGPSGAAADAGPVGQVIRVGGVEAERVEEAGLGGEVGDDALDVRITDAMRAGSPAGAIAVSVHARPGGRTRDVLGIQLRR from the coding sequence ATGACCGCCGCCCCCGCCGCCCCGCGCCCCGCCGCCGCCAGCCCGGGCGCCGCCCGGTCGTTCCCGCTCTCCGCCGTGCGGCTGGGCGACGGGCCGCTCCGGCACGCGCAGCTCACCGACGTCGAGCACGTGCTCCGCATGGACCCCGACCGGCTGCTCGCGCCCTACCTCCGCGAGGCCGGGCTCGACTCCCCCGTGCCGTCGTACGGCAGCTGGGAGGCGATCGGCCTCGACGGCCACATCGGCGGGCACCTGCTCTCCGCGCTCGCGCAGCTGCACGCGGCGACCGGCGATCCGCGGCTCCTCCCCCGGGTCGAGCACATGCTCGACGTGCTCGAGCGCTGCCAGGACGCGGCCGGCGACGGCTGGCTCGGCGGCGTGCCCGACGGCCGGGAGTTCGGCCGCACCATCGCGGAGGGCCGGATCGAGGCGGACACCTTCGACCTCGAGGGCAGGTGGGTGCCGCTCTACAACCTGCACAAGACGCTCCGCGGGCTGCTGCACGCGCACGAGCACGCCGGATCCGCCCGCGCGCTGCGGATGGCGGAGGGCATGGCCGACTGGTGGCTCGGCGTCTCCGCGCACCTCGACGACGACGCGTTCGAGGGCATGCTCGCGACCGAGCACGGCGGCATGTGCGACGCGTTCGCGACGCTCGCCGGGCTCACCGGCCGCGCCGACCTGCTCGCGGAGGCGCGGCGGTTCGCCCAGCGCGCGCTCGTGGATCCGCTCGCCGCCGGCCGCGACGAGCTCGACGGGCTGCACGCCAACACGCAGATCCCCAAGGTGACGGGCGTCGAGCGGCTCGGGCGGATGACGGGCGACGCCCGCCTGCTCGCCGCCTCGGACGCGTTCTGGGAGTCGGTCGTCGACCGCCGCAGCGTCGTGATCGGCGGCAACAGCGTGCGCGAGCACTTCCACCCGGCGCGCGACTTCACGCCCATGGTGCTCGACGAGCAGGGGCCGGAGACCTGCAACAGCTACAACATGCTCGAGCTCGGGAAGCTGCGGTTCGCGCGGACGGGCGACCCGGCGATCCTCGACCAGGTCGAGCGCACGATGCTCGACCACGTGCTCTCCACTCAGCACCCCGAGCACGGCGGCCTCGTCTACTTCACGTCGCTGCGGCCGGCGCACCACCGCGTGTACTCGGTCGCGGGCGAGTCGATGTGGTGCTGCGTCGGCACGGGCATGGAGAACCACGCGCGCTACGGCGAGCAGGTCTTCGCGCGGACGGACGACGCGCTGCTCGTGGACCTCTACGTGCCGGCCGAGCTGGACTGGGCCGCGCGCGGGATCCGGGCGCGCATCGCGGGCGACGTGGCGCGCACGGGCGAGGCGACCCTCACGATGTCGGCGGACGCGCCCGCCGACCTGGAGCTGCGGCTCCGGCGGCCGGGCTGGGCGACGTCGATGGAGGTGCGCGTCGGCGACGAGCGCGTGGCCGTGGTGCCCGGGGCGGCCTGGGTGCCGATCCGCCGCACCTGGGCGGGCGAGGCCGTCGTGTCCGTGCGCTTCGGGATGGAGGTGCGTGCCGAGGGCCTGCCCGACGGATCCGCGTGGACGTCGTTCCGCTACGGCCCGGTCGCGCTGGCCTCCCGCGACGGCCGGGACGGGATCGCGACGTCGCTCGCGGAGGACTCGCGCATGGGGCACGTGTCGCCCGCGCCGGAGGTTCCGCTCGAGCGGACGCCCGTGGTGACCGCGGCCGACCCGGCCGACGCCGTGTCGCTCGTCGACCGCGGCGCGCTCGCGTTCCGGCTCGACGCGTGGCGGGGCGGCGAGCGGGTGGAGGTCGCGCTCGAGCCGTTCGCCGGGATCCACGACGAGCGGCACACGCTCGTCTGGCCCACGGGGGCCGACCCGGTCGCGCGCGCCGCCGAGCTCGCGGCGATGGACGCGGCCGGCACGGACGCGGACGTGGTCGACGAGGTGGTCGCCGGCGAGCAGCAGCCCGAGGTCGACCACGGCTTCCGCGGCGAGGGCACGCGCGCGGGCGGCGCCGACGGGCGGCACTGGCGGAGCGCGACCGGCTGGTTCGGGTACGAGCTGCGCGATCCCGCCGATACGGCGACCGTGGTGCGCGTGGTGCTGCGGCGCGAGGCGGCGGGAATCGGGGCGGGTTCCGGCGACGACGGGCCCTCCGGGGCCGCGGCGGATGCGGGTCCCGTCGGCCAGGTGATCCGCGTCGGCGGCGTCGAGGCCGAGCGGGTCGAGGAGGCGGGGCTCGGCGGCGAGGTCGGCGACGACGCGCTCGACGTGCGGATCACCGACGCCATGCGCGCCGGATCCCCCGCGGGCGCGATCGCGGTGTCGGTTCACGCGCGGCCGGGCGGGCGCACGCGCGACGTGCTCGGGATCCAGCTGCGGCGCTGA